The following coding sequences lie in one Rutidosis leptorrhynchoides isolate AG116_Rl617_1_P2 chromosome 6, CSIRO_AGI_Rlap_v1, whole genome shotgun sequence genomic window:
- the LOC139855695 gene encoding uncharacterized protein: protein MCMERAWFFLQRLDKELPKFGKCMLPSNVMYSFWMILPTKFCVMHLPDHDSTIILVDESGKEFKTNFLKARHGLSGGWRGFTAAQRLLQGDILFFCLVEPCKLQVSILRRYSLEEIEAAVCLMEMRPRSKKKRSSNYFEKAEEAKKEKLKIKVVKQEDDDCEVKNLLPVISQIKKGKRSRRTPKGFVKRLPQDNSTRVKTEEDDGASCGRSDNGIDGLSSEVQGSTSETTNVSQPLGEVGCYELNLGYHEGNIKCHLTAERIFHSSTVAT from the exons ATGTGTATGGAGCGAGCATGGTTTTTTCTACAACGTCTGGATAAAGAGTTACCCAAGTTTGGCAAGTGTATGCTCCCGTCAAATGTTATGTACAGTTTTTGGATG ATTTTACCAACAAAATTTTGTGTAATGCATTTGCCTGATCACGATTCAACGATAATTCTGGTGGATGAGTCAGGAAAGGAGTTCAAGACAAATTTTCTGAAAGCAAGACATGGCTTAAGTGGTGGTTGGAGGGGATTCACCGCTGCACAAAGGTTACTACAAGGCGATATTCTCTTTTTTTGTCTTGTTGAGCCCTGCAAATTACAG GTAAGTATTTTAAGACGATATAGTCTAGAAGAGATCGAAGCAGCTGTTTGTTTAATGGAGATGCGTCCCCGTTCTAAAAAAAAAAGATCATCAAATTACTTTG AGAAAGCAGAGGAAGCTAAGAAAGAAAAACTCAAGATAAAAGTTGTTAAGCAAG AAGACGATGATTGTGAAGTGAAGAACCTATTACCAGTGATTTCGCAAATAAAGAAAGGCAAGAGAAGTCGTAGAACTCCAAAGGGGTTTGTAAAGCGATTGCCACAAGATAATTCAACTCGAGTGAAAACTGAAGAAGATGACGGGGCTTCATGTGGCCGGTCTGATAATGGCATCGATGGTTTGAGCTCAGAAGTTCAAG GGTCAACATCAGAGACGACGAATGTATCACAACCCCTCGGTGAGGTGGGATGCTACGAACTAAATCTGGGCTACCATGAAGGCAACATTAAATGTCATTTGACTGCTGAAAGAATTTTTCATTCTTCTACAGTGGCAACATAA
- the LOC139851492 gene encoding protein CYPRO4: MGGSHSREGLDLSDSDDYEERDDQSESDDDNYEDAQQEHKSTVPVNSVDDIDSKLKALKLKYSSVQQNPTLKNAVKLYLHIGGNTPKAKWIVSDKITTYKFVKIDENDDEFDEDDDNTVGIWVLKVGSKIKARVSIDLQLKMFGDQRRVDFVDSGVWAIKFMRDEDYREFVTKFQDCLFENVHGLKASDDNKLKVYGKDFMGWAKPEVADDTMWEKEDDEVWKTPVRAKARANDLLEEFEEAASDGGIQSLALGALDNSFLVNDTGVQVVKNFSHGIHGKGVYVKFDNGNKSRFGGSASSGNSSLTPQKALLMRGETNMLLMSPLKEGTPHSTGVNQLDIETGKIVTEWKFEKDGTDITMRDITNDTKGSQLDPSESTFLGLDDNRLSQWDMRDRRGMVQSNSPVLNWTKGHQFSRGTNFQCFATTGDGSIVVGSLDGKIRLYSTTSMRQAKTAFPGLGSPITHVDVTYDGKWILGTTDTYLILICTLFTDKDGKTKTGFSGRMGSKIPAPRLLKLTPVDSHTAGKQNKFHSGRFSWVTESGKQERHLVATVGKFSVIWDFQQVKNSGHECYRNQQGLKSCYCYKLMTKDESIIESRFMHDKYAAAVSDSPEAPLVVATPMKVTSFSMSDGKGKRR, encoded by the exons ATGGGTGGTTCACACAGTCGTGAAGGACTTGATCTCTCTGATTCCGATGATTACGAAGAGCGAGACGATCAATCAGAGTCAGATGATGATAATTACGAAGACgcacaacaagaacataaatcaacGGTGCCGGTTAATTCAGTCGATGACATTGATTCCAAGTTGAAAGCGTTAAAACTGAAATACTCGTCCGTACAACAAAACCCTACTCTGAAGAACGCGGTGAAACTGTACCTTCATATTGGCGGTAACACCCCTAAAGCTAAATGGATAGTTTCTGATAAAATTACTACTTATAAATTTGTTAaaattgatgaaaatgatgatgaatttgatgaagatgatgataataccGTAGGAATTTGGGTATTGAAAGTAGGAAGTAAGATTAAGGCTAGGGTTTCTATTGATTTGCAATTGAAAATGTTCGGGGATCAGCGTCGTGTTGATTTTGTAGATAGTGGAGTATGGGCTATTAAGTTTATGAGAGATGAGGATTACCGTGAGTTTGTGACAAAGTTTCAAGACTGCTTGTTTGAAAATGTGCATGGTTTGAAGGCTAGTGATGACAATAAGTTGAAGGTTTATGGTAAGGATTTTATGGGCTGGGCGAAACCGGAGGTTGCGGATGATACGATGTGGGAGAAGGAGGATGATGAGGTGTGGAAGACACCGGTAAGGGCTAAGGCTAGGGCTAATGATTTGTTAGAGGAGTTCGAGGAAGCTGCTTCTGATGGTGGGATACAGAGTTTGGCATTAGGTGCGTTGGATAATAGTTTTTTGGTTAACGATACAGGTGTGCAGGTTGTGAAGAATTTTAGTCATGGGATTCATGGGAAAGGGGTTTATGTTAAATTTGATAATGGCAataagagtaggtttggtggtagTGCGAGTAGTGGAAATTCGAGTTTAACGCCTCAAAAAGCTTTGTTGATGAGGGGTGAGACTAATATGCTACTTATGTCTCCTTTAAAAGAAGGAACGCCTCATTCAACTGGTGTAAACCAACTGGATATAGAAACAGGGAAGATTGTAACAGAATGGAAATTTGAAAAGGATGGAACTGATATTACTATGAGGGATATTACCAACGATACCAAGGGTTCACAGTTGGATCCTTCTGAATCTACCTTTTTGGGGTTGGATGATAATAGGTTGTCTCAATGGGATATGAGAGACAGGAGAGGGATGGTTCAGAGTAATTCTCCAGTTCTAAATTGGACCAAAGGGCACCAGTTCTCTAGGGGAACAAATTTCCAATGCTTTGCCACCACCGGTGATGGCTCAATTGTGGTTGGTTCGTTGGATGGGAAGATCCGGTTGTACTCCACAACTTCAATGAGGCAGGCCAAGACTGCGTTTCCTGGGCTTGGTTCGCCAATTACTCATGTGGATGTGACATACGATGGAAAGTGGATATTGGGTACCACTGATACCTATCTGATTTTGATTTGTACTCTGTTCACTGATAAAGATGGGAAGACGAAAACAGGGTTTAGTGGTCGTATGGGCAGTAAAATTCCAGCTCCGAGACTGCTGAAGTTGACCCCTGTGGATTCTCATACAGCTGGGAAGCAGAATAAGTTCCACAGTGGCAGATTTTCATGG GTGACTGAAAGCGGAAAACAAGAGCGTCACTTGGTGGCAACAGTGGGCAAGTTCAGTGTTATTTGGGACTTCCAGCAGGTGAAGAATAGTGGACATGAATGCTACAGGAATCAGCAAGGGCTAAAGAGTTGTTATTGTTACAAGCTTATGACAAAAGATGAATCGATAATAGAAAGTCGGTTTATGCATGACAAGTATGCTGCTGCTGTTAGCGACTCCCCTGAAGCGCCTTTGGTGGTGGCTACTCCAATGAAAGTCACCTCGTTCAGCATGTCTGATGGAAAAGGAAAACGCCGATAG